One Solanum lycopersicum chromosome 4, SLM_r2.1 DNA window includes the following coding sequences:
- the LOC101266325 gene encoding heat stress transcription factor B-3 encodes MGVLEGGQVSDEKSLLEYVVMKKSSPSPFLLKTYMLVEDPATDDLVSWNSDGSAFVVWQPAEFARDLLPTLFKHSNFSSFVRQLNTYGFRKITTSQWEFSNDKFKKGEKNLLREIRRRKAWTNRQQPNNKKDNIIEEDQRSSSSTSSSSEYINLVDENKRLKMENGVLSSELLLMKNKCKELMNIVTIFAKNPEKEEDEKKPMLFGVRLEVKEEMEKKRKRVELNEMASVFLSQLCK; translated from the exons atggGGGTATTAGAAGGAGGTCAAGTAAGTGATGAAAAGAGTTTGTTAGAGTATGTTGTGATGAAAAagtcatcaccatcaccatttTTATTGAAAACCTACATGTTGGTGGAAGATCCGGCGACAGACGACCTCGTTTCTTGGAATTCCGATGGATCGGCGTTTGTTGTATGGCAGCCGGCGGAATTTGCAAGGGATTTGTTACCTACACTCTTCAAACATAGCAACTTTTCAAGCTTTGTTCGACAACTTAATACCTAT GGTTTTCGTAAAATTACAACAAGTCAATGGGAGTTCAGTAATGATAAGTTTAAAAAGGGCGAAAAGAATTTACTCCGTGAAATTCGCCGAAGAAAAGCATGGACAAATAGGCAACAACCAAACAACAAGAAAGACAATATTATAGAAGAAGATCAaagatcatcatcatcaacttCATCATCATCTGAGTATATAAATCTTGTCGACGAAAATAAAAGGTTGAAAATGGAAAATGGAGTCCTTAGCTCTGAGCTTTTACTCATGAAAAACAAGTGCAaagaattaatgaatattgttACAATATTTGCTAAAAATCCagagaaagaagaagatgaaaaaaaacCAATGTTATTTGGAGTAAGATTAGAAGTTAAAGaagaaatggagaagaagagaaaaagagttGAACTTAATGAAATGGCTAGTGTTTTTCTCTCTCAATTATGCAAATAA